From Aptenodytes patagonicus chromosome 1, bAptPat1.pri.cur, whole genome shotgun sequence, one genomic window encodes:
- the FAM162A gene encoding protein FAM162A isoform X2, with amino-acid sequence MTKGMDPKISRRLCIKPQEESQLQPRSRTPLRVPGHKPTDWEKRFLLWAGHFKKPEDIPETVSIETIRAAKTTLRVKFSYVMIALTILGCIVMVIKGKQAVKRHESLTSINLEKKAQWRQEATQSTSAKP; translated from the exons ATGACTAAAGGAATGGATCCGAAGATAAGCAGAAGGCTTTGCATCAAACCCCAGGAAGAAAGTCAACTTCAGCCAAGAA gtcggACTCCTTTGAGGGTGCCTGGACACAAGCCTACAGACTGGGAGAAAAGGTTTTTGTTGTGGGCAGGCCATTTCAAAAAACCAGAGGATATACCAGAGACTGTCTC GATTGAAACAATCAGAGCAGCAAAGACCACACTGCGTGTGAAGTTCAGCTATGTAATGATTGCCTTGACAATACTGGGATGCATAGTCATGGTGATTAAAGGGAAGCAG GCTGTAAAAAGGCATGAATCTCTTACAAGCATAAACTTGGAGAAGAAAGCTCAATGGAGACAGGAAGCTACTCAAAGTACATCTGCTAAACCTTAG
- the FAM162A gene encoding protein FAM162A isoform X1 translates to MWGRADRAVKLLGRNIPSILRMTKGMDPKISRRLCIKPQEESQLQPRSRTPLRVPGHKPTDWEKRFLLWAGHFKKPEDIPETVSIETIRAAKTTLRVKFSYVMIALTILGCIVMVIKGKQAVKRHESLTSINLEKKAQWRQEATQSTSAKP, encoded by the exons ATGTGGGGCCGCGCCG atAGGGCTGTTAAACTGCTGGGAAGAAATATTCCCTCGATTCTGAGGATGACTAAAGGAATGGATCCGAAGATAAGCAGAAGGCTTTGCATCAAACCCCAGGAAGAAAGTCAACTTCAGCCAAGAA gtcggACTCCTTTGAGGGTGCCTGGACACAAGCCTACAGACTGGGAGAAAAGGTTTTTGTTGTGGGCAGGCCATTTCAAAAAACCAGAGGATATACCAGAGACTGTCTC GATTGAAACAATCAGAGCAGCAAAGACCACACTGCGTGTGAAGTTCAGCTATGTAATGATTGCCTTGACAATACTGGGATGCATAGTCATGGTGATTAAAGGGAAGCAG GCTGTAAAAAGGCATGAATCTCTTACAAGCATAAACTTGGAGAAGAAAGCTCAATGGAGACAGGAAGCTACTCAAAGTACATCTGCTAAACCTTAG